In Bubalus kerabau isolate K-KA32 ecotype Philippines breed swamp buffalo chromosome 4, PCC_UOA_SB_1v2, whole genome shotgun sequence, one DNA window encodes the following:
- the ARHGEF15 gene encoding rho guanine nucleotide exchange factor 15, with protein MSAQSLPEATPPTQKPPRIIRPRPPSRARATQSPGPHHNGSSPQESLLTDNEAPSPMCTPMFWEPPAPSLKPPALLPPSASKASLDSQTFPDSSDTPSPVSRRSISPETAPRSPVPPPKPSGSPRMALSLLPKTQVPDQDDSASAPGTVRRLAGKFEWGTEGRVQAEDTLEPSPPGGVDVNGERETPQGNLTGSGSQENGTPGAGLACPPCCPCVCHVGRPGLELRWVPVGGYEDGPRVPCRASPLRASRSRPSPSSLSHPPVVLTSYRSTAERKLLPPLKPPKPTRIRQDITISGEPPQPDLDPPSEDGIQRGDSPDGASQNDSPATTEGREEEELEELKEQNWELPLQDEPLYQTYRAAVLSEELWGVGEDGGPTSANAGEAPTFARPPGPRNTLWQELPAVRASGLLDTLSAQERRMQESLFEVVTSEASYLRSLRLLTDTFVLSQALRDTLTPRDHHTLFSNVQRVQGVSERFLGKLLSRVRTSPHIRDLCDVVHAHAVGPFSVYVDYVRNQQYQEETYSRLMDTNVRFSAELRRLQSLPKCQRLPLPSFLLLPFQRITRLRMLLQNILRQTEEGSSRQENAQKALGAVSKIIERCSAEVGRMKQTEELIRLTQRLRFHKVKALPLVSWSRRLELQGELTELGCRRGGVLFASRPRFTPLCLLLFSDLLLITQPKSGQRLQVLDYAHRSLVQAQQVPDPSGPPTFRLSLLSNHQGRPTHRLLQASSLSDMQRWLGAFPTPGPLPCSADTVYEDCDCSQELCSEPSTPTKTEGRNVESRAPPKHLHKNPEGWLKGLPGAFPAQLVCEVTGEHERRKHLRQHQRLLEAVGPSSGPPDAPPP; from the exons ATGTCAGCCCAGTCTCTTCCGGAAGCAACACCCCCCACCCAGAAGCCCCCTCGGATCATCCGCCCCCGCCCCCCTTCTCGTGCCCGGGCTACCCAGTCCCCAGGGCCCCACCACAACGGCTCCTCTCCACAAGAATCTCTCCTCACCGACAATGAGGCACCAAGCCCCATGTGCACCCCCATGTTCTGGGAGCCCCCGGCCCCATCCCTCAAGCCCCCCGCCCTTCTGCCCCCATCAGCTTCTAAAGCCAGCCTTGACTCCCAGACTTTTCCAGACTCTTCCGACACCCCCAGCCCAGTGTCCCGGCGCTCCATCTCCCCAGAGACTGCTCCCCGGTCTCCAGTACCCCCACCCAAACCCTCTGGGTCACCCCGCATGGCTCTGTCCCTGCTCCCCAAGACCCAGGTCCCCGACCAGGATGACTCTGCCTCGGCCCCAGGCACTGTGCGCAGACTGGCTGGCAAGTTCGAATGGGGGACTGAAGGCAGAGTCCAGGCTGAGGACACCCTGGAGCCAAGTCCCCCAGGGGGAGTGGATGTgaatggggagagagagacaccCCAGGGCAACCTCACTGGGAGCGGGTCCCAGGAGAACGGCACTCCAG GTGCTGGGCTGGCCTGCCCTCCCTGCTGCCCCTGTGTCTGCCACGTGGGCCGGCCTGGCCTGGAACTCCGATGGGTGCCAGTGGGGGGCTATGAGGATGGCCCCAGGGTCCCTTGCCGGGCCTCCCCACTGCGGGCCTCCCGCTCCCGCCCCAGCCCTTCAAGCCTCAGCCACCCCCCAGTTGTCCTCACATCCTACCGCTCCACTGCTGAGCGCAAACTCCTGCCACCCCTCAAACCCCCTAAACCAACTCGGATCAGACAGGACATCACCATCTCTGGGGAGCCCCCACAGCCTGATCTTGATCCACCCTCTGAAGATGGAATCCAAAGAG GGGACAGTCCTGATGGTGCTTCTCAGAATGATTCTCCAGCCACCACGGAGGGCAG AGAGGAAGAGGAGCTGGAGGAGCTGAAGGAGCAGAACTGGGAGCTGCCCCTGCAGGATG AACCGCTTTACCAGACCTACCGCGCAGCCGTGCTATCAGAGGAGCTGTGGGGGGTCGGTGAGGACGGGGGTCCCACTTCAGCAAACGCTGGGGAAGCTCCCACCTTCGCCCGTCCCCCGGGCCCTCGAAACACGCTGTGGCAGGAGCTTCCGGCTGTGCGAGCGAGCGGCCTCCTGGACACCCTGAGTGCCCAGGAGCGGCGGATGCAGGAG AGCCTGTTCGAGGTGGTGACGTCGGAGGCCTCGTACCTGCGCTCCCTGCGGCTGCTGACCGACACCTTCGTGCTGAGCCAGGCGCTCCGGGACACACTCACCCCCCGGGATCACCACACCCTCTTCTCCAACGTGCAGCGAGTCCAGGGAGTCAGTGAGCG TTTTCTGGGGAAGTTACTGTCCCGGGTGCGCACTTCCCCCCACATCCGTGACCTGTGCGACGTGGTGCACGCGCATGCCGTGGGGCCTTTCTCCGTGTACGTGGACTATGTGCGGAACCAGCAGTATCAGGAGGAGACCTACAGCCGCCTGAT GGACACGAACGTTCGCTTCTCCGCGGAGCTGCGGCGGCTGCAGAGCCTTCCCAAGTGCCAGCGCCTCCCGCTGCCCTCCTTCCTGCTCCTGCCCTTTCAGCGCATCACGCGGCTCCGCATGCTGCTGCAG AATATCCTGCGCCAGACAGAGGAGGGGTCCAGCCGCCAGGAGAATGCCCAGAAGGCCCTAGGTGCTGTCAGTAAG ATCATTGAGCGATGCAGTGCCGAGGTCGGACGCATGAAACAGACAGAGGAGCTGATCCGGCTCACGCAGAGGCTGCGCTTCCACAAAGTCAAG GCCCTGCCCCTGGTCTCCTGGTCCAGGCGCCTGGAGTTGCAGGGGGAACTGACAGAATTGGGGTGCAGGAGGGGAGGTGTGCTCTTTGCCTCACGCCCCCGCTTCACTCCCCTCTGCCTGCTGCTCTTCAGTGACCTGCTGCTCATCACTCAGCCCAAGAG TGGACAGCGGCTACAGGTTCTGGATTATGCCCATCGCTCCCTGGTCCAGGCCCAGCAGGTCCCAGACCCATCTGGCCCCCCTACATTCCGCCTCTCTCTTCTCAGCAACCACCAGGGCCGCCCCACACACCGGCTACTCCAAGCTTCATCCCT ATCAGACATGCAGCGCTGGCTGGGCGCCTTCCCTACCCCAGGCCCCCTTCCCTGCTCTGCAGACACCGTCTATGAGGACTGTG ACTGTTCCCAGGAACTCTGTTCGGAGCCTTCCACACCCACCAAGACAGAGGGACGAAATGTGGAGTCCAGGGCTCCCCCCAAGCACCTTCACAAGAACCCTGAAG GCTGGCTGAAAGGGCTTCCTGGAGCCTTCCCTGCCCAGTTGGTGTGTGAAGTCACAGGGGAACATGAAAGGAGGAAGCACCTTCGTCagcaccagagactcctggaggCTGTTGGGCCGTCTTCAGGCCCCCCCGATGCCCCCCCACCCTAA
- the ODF4 gene encoding outer dense fiber protein 4 — MNSLGQEEKVMNIRSLERAGRAGKQDGVAVSPGQEEGVENCVSTRDSNWPVIKDHSVKLHRVSPLLLQCRITHSSRWIAQVLASELSLLAFIMLVVMVFSKKWLCFERIRFYQHWPMNVTTKIYTSVHIMSLGLLHIYKSKSYSNSEWESFKLWTNHPAFGVAKITFCLALGLGIILTIWLHLPYIPGLQKLPFFGWIGTVMSFCEAFFVFFTLILFPVNVWLFELRKNLSIPLCWSYFIGWLVFILYVICAVLCYFNHGKFWCLILSHPASSSSSSSSEHESVSELATSNTTVSQEEVLDPEKKKASLAPSPVYSSKSASSSFPSPNTEQAHL; from the exons ATgaattccctgggtcaggaggagaaagtgATGAACATCAGAAGCCTGGAAAGGGCTGGGAGGGCTGGAAAGCAGGATGGGGTGGCGGTGAGCCCGGGACAAGAGGAAGGGGTGGAGAACTGTGTCTCCACCCGTGACAGTAACTGGCCGGTAATTAAGGACCACAGCGTGAAGCTCCACAGGGTTTCTCCActgctcctgcagtgcaggatcaCACACAGCTCCCGCTGGATAGCGCAGGTGTTGGCCTCAGAGCTCAGCCTGCTCGCCTTCATCATGCTGGTGGTCATGGTCTTCTCCAAGAAATGGCTATGCTTCGAGAGGATCCGTTTCTACCAGCACTGGCCCATGAACGTCACCACCAAAATCTACACGTCAGTTCACATAATgtccctggggctcctgcataTCTACAAATCCAAGAGCTATTCCAACTCAGAATGGGAAAG TTTTAAGCTGTGGACAAATCACCCAGCTTTTGGGGTGGCCAAGATTACCTTCTGCCTGGCCTTGGGGCTGGGCATCATCCTCACCATCTGGTTGCACCTGCCGTACATACCTGGTCTTCAGAAATTGCCCTTTTTCGGCTGGATTGGGACTGTCATGAGCTTCTGTGAAG CTTTCTTCGTTTTCTTCACCCTCATACTGTTCCCTGTTAACGTCTGGCTCTTTGAGTTGAGAAAGAATTTATCAATCCCCCTCTGCTGGAGCTACTTCATTGGTTGGCTGGTGTTTATCCTGTATGTCATCTGTG CAGTCCTCTGCTACTTCAACCATGGAAAGTTCTGGTGTCTGATTCTGAGCCATcccgccagcagcagcagcagttccagcTCCGAACATGAATCTGTGAGTGAGCTGGCTACCTCCAACACAACTGTCAGCCAGGAGGAAGTCCTGGACCCTGAGAAAAAGAAGGCATCCTTGGCTCCAAGTCCTGTTTATTCCTCTAAATCTGCCTCCTCATCCTTCCCCTCTCCAAACACTGAA CAAGCACACTTGTAA